In Pirellulales bacterium, a single window of DNA contains:
- the tnpB gene encoding IS66 family insertion sequence element accessory protein TnpB (TnpB, as the term is used for proteins encoded by IS66 family insertion elements, is considered an accessory protein, since TnpC, encoded by a neighboring gene, is a DDE family transposase.) encodes MAERDAIGGRGWRDDGGRLSPTRIHLYAKNVDMRKSFDGLHAIIQSEFQRDVRLGDLFLFLNRRRDRLKLTYWDRDGLAIWMKRLER; translated from the coding sequence ATTGCGGAGCGCGATGCTATCGGCGGGCGCGGGTGGCGAGACGACGGCGGGCGGCTCTCGCCAACGCGAATCCACCTCTACGCCAAGAACGTCGATATGCGCAAGAGCTTCGACGGCTTGCACGCCATCATCCAGTCCGAGTTCCAACGCGACGTGCGCTTGGGCGATCTGTTTCTGTTTCTCAATCGCCGACGGGATCGACTCAAGCTGACGTACTGGGATCGCGACGGGCTGGCCATTTGGATGAAACGTTTGGAGCGTTGA